The Aminipila terrae nucleotide sequence TTCTTATCTATATCATCGCATAATGCGTTATTTTTCTGATCAGATAAAACCTGTATTCTCCCGAGAAAAGCAAATCAACCAGCCACATAACTAATATGTTTTTGGACAAAAAAAACTGTAGTATAAAAAATACTACAGTCCGTTTTTACTGCAAAAACAAAGATATATTTCACATAAATATCCATCTATTAATCCGTATTGCCGATTTCCCGCGGAATACTGGTTCTATCATTTTAAGCAGGTCTTCTGGCTCACGTATCATCACTTTTCTAACCTTCCCAAGATTCTCTCAGTGGTATTTTAAGAAAAATTCCTCGTTTACAGCGGCGGGACCGCGCAGGTCTTTCACCTGCTTCCCTCTTAGCCATCCTAATTTGGTATGCTACCAATTAAAACGGAACATAAAATGATTATTAAATTATTTTAAGAATGTTATTATCTAAAATACTACCATTAAATAGAATTAGTGTCAACACCCTGGGTATTGACACCATTTTTCTAATTCATAAGAACAAGGATTAAAATTTATGCTGCTGATTCAAATTGACTGTTATAAAGCTCTGCATAGAATCCACTCTGTGCAAGCAACTCTTTATGATTACCACTTTCAATGATATCCCGTCTTTCATCACAAGAATCAAGTCTGCATTCTTAATGGTGGAAAGCCTGTGGGCAATGACAAAAGAAGTTCTGCCAACCGTCAGCTGATCCATTGCAGATTGAACAATACGCTCCGTACGGGTATCTACTGAACTGGTTGCTTCATCTAAAATCAGCAGCGGTGCGTTCTGTATCAT carries:
- a CDS encoding ATP-binding cassette domain-containing protein — protein: MDGTPISQVPRENVHQQFCMVLQDSWLFEGTIKENIIYSKQGITEEQVVKACKTVGLHHFIKTLPEGYDTILNDKASLSEGQKQLITIARAMIQNAPLLILDEATSSVDTRTERIVQSAMDQLTVGRTSFVIAHRLSTIKNADLILVMKDGISLKVVIIKSCLHRVDSMQSFITVNLNQQHKF